The genomic interval CGCCAAACGAAGTAATTCTTTGATTTCAGCTTCTTTTGCACCATCAAACACTGGTGTCGCAACGGGCAAACCACCCTTAAGGTTATTAGCAAGATCAATAATCTCAGCATCTGTCATTTCATCAATAGATTCATGACGGTAGCCTTGACCAGTCTGATTGTAGATCTTATTCAGAAACTCACGTAAATCCGCGACTGCACGCTGCTGCTCAACCATTTCATTGATCTTGCGACCAATGCCTTTTGCAGCAAGCCCCATATGTGTTTCCAGCACCTGACCAACGTTCATCCGCGATGGCACACCCAGAGGGTTCAGCACCACATCAACAGGCTCACCGTTTTCATCATAGGGCATATCTTCGACAGGCATAATCACTGAGACCACACCCTTGTTTCCATGCCGACCGGCCATTTTGTCACCAGGCTGGATCTTGCGTTTCACAGCGACATAAACTTTGACAATTTTCAAAACCCCTGGTGCCAGATCATCTCCGGACTGCAGCTTCTTCTTCTTATCATCAAAGCGTTTTTCGTGATCTTTGCGGGTTTCTTCCAAGCCCTCTTCTGCTTTTTCCAACAGGTCGACTAGAGACTCTTCCTGCATTCTCAGCTTGAACCACTGTTCATGAGGCAACGTCTGCAAATACTCCGCAGTGATAACATCACCTTTTGTGAGGTTCGGACCACCTGCAGCAGCTTGACCAACGAGAGCACTCGCCAAACGCTCGAAAGTTGCTTGTTCGATAATCTTAAATTCGGTGTTCAGATCCTTACGGAATGCTTCTAATTGCATTCTTTCGATATCTTTTGCCCGCTGATCTTTTTCGACACCGTCGCGAGTAAAAATCTGCACATCGATAACAGTACCACGCGTTCCCCCTTTTACACGCAAAGAGGTATCTTTTACATCAGAGGCCTTTTCACCGAAAATAGCACGTAACAGTTTTTCTTCCGGTGTCAGCTGAGTTTCGCTTTTGGGCGTAACTTTACCAACCAGAATATCACCAGGCCCAACGTCTGCACCGATATAAACAACGCCGCTTTCGTCGAGTTTGGCTAACGCAGATTCACCAACATTTGGAATATCTGCTGTAATTTCCTCAGGACCTAACTTGGTATCACGGGCAATACAGGTCATTTCTTGAATATGAACCGTTGTAAAACGGTCATCCTGCACAACACGTTCGGACAAAAGAATAGAGTCTTCGAAGTTGTAGCCGTTCCAGGGCATAAATGCGATACGCATATTCTGACCCAGGGCCAGTTCCCCCATATCTGTTGACGGACCATCTGCCATGATGTCACCACGACTGATTTTGTCCCCAGTGCTCACAAGAGTCTTCTGGTTAATACAGGTATTCTGGTTAGAACGGGTGTACTTGGTGAGATTGTAAATATCAACACCTGCTTCACCTGCCACAACTTCTTCATTATCAACACGTACCACAATACGGCTAGCATCAACAGATTCAACAACACCACCACGTTGTGCTACCACACAAACACCAGAATCACGGGCCACGGCCAGCTCTATACCGGTTCCGACCAGCGGCTTTTCCGCTTTCAATGTAGGAACCGCCTGCCGTTGCATGTTTGATCCCATCAAAGCCCGGTTCGCGTCATCATGCTCCAGGAAAGGAATCAGAGATGCTGCGACCGACACAACCTGGCGGGGAGAAACATCCATGAAATCTACTTTTTCGATCGGCGCCAGTGTAAATTCGCCCTGGTGACGCACCTGAACAAGCTCACCCTGAATGTTACCTTCCGCATCCAACGGTACGTTGGCCTGAGCAATAGTGTGCGCAGCTTCATCAATAGCGGACAAATAGGCAATCTCGTTAGTTGCTTTGCCTTCTACAACCTTACGATAAGGGGTTTCAAGGAAACCGTAGCTGTTGGTTCTGGCATAGGTAGACAACGAGTTAATCAGCCCGATGTTTGGACCTTCAGGGGTTTCAATAGGACATACCCGACCATAGTGAGTTGGATGTACGTCACGGACCTCGAAACCAGCACGATCTCGGGTAAGACCACCGGGACCTAGGGCTGACACACGACGCTTATGAGTAACTTCAGAAAGCGGATTATTCTGATCCATAAACTGAGACAGCTGCGATGAACCAAAAAACTCTTTAACTGCTGCGGCGACTGGCTTGGCATTAATGAGATCCTGAGGCATCAGACCTTCGCTTTCTGCCATTGACAATCGTTCACGTACAGCTCGCTCCACACGAACCAGTCCAACCCGAAACTGGTTCTCAGCCATTTCACCAACAGAGCGAATACGACGGTTACCCAAGTGATCGATGTCGTCGACTCGGCCATTCCCGTTACGAATATCAATCAGTGTCTTTAACACATCGATAATGTCGTGACTGTCCAGCACGCCACTACCTTTTTCTTCATTTCTACCAAGCCGGCGATTGAATTTCATCCGCCCAACTGCAGAAAGATCATAACGCTCTTCGGAGAAAAACAGGTTTTGAAACAGGTTTTCAGCAGATTCTTTTGTTGGTGGCTCACCAGGACGCATCATTCGATAGATTTCAACCAATGCTTCCAGTTGAGTATTGGTCGGATCGATTCTAAGAGTCTCTGAGACAAACGGTCCACAATCAAGGTCATTAGTATAAAGAACCTGAATTTGTTTCAGGCCGGAAGCTCTGACCGACGTAATCAGGTCGGGAGTAACTTCGGTATTACAAGGAGCCAGTATTTCGCCGGTTTTTGGGTCAACAATATCACGGGCTATCGTACGGCCAAGCATATATGCATCTGGCACTTCGAGCTCGCTAATTCCGGCTTTTTCCATCAGCTTGATGTGACGCGCGGTAATCCGTCGCCCTTCTTCGATAATTACATTACCTGAACCATCTTTGATTTCAAACTGCGCAGTTTCACCTTTGAGCCTGTCAGAGATCAAATCAAATTTAAAGCCTTCTGTCTCAACACGATATTCGGTCGTAGTGAAAAACATTTCCAGCACCTCCTGACTTGTAAAGCCAAGAGCGCGCAATAAAATAGTAGCTGGTAACTTTCTTCTGCGATCGATACGCACGAACACATTATCTTTCGGGTCAAATTCAAAATCCAACCACGAACCACGATAAGGAATTACCCTTGCTGAAAACAACAGTTTTCCGGAAGAATGGGTCTTACCTTTATCGTGATCAAAAAACACGCCCGGAGATCGATGTAACTGAGAAACAATAACCCGTTCAGTACCATTAATGACAAAAGTACCGTTGTCTGTCATGAGCGGAATTTCGCCCATGTAAACTTCTTGTTCCTTGATGTCTTTAATAGCTTTGGATGGCGACTCTTTATCGTAAATTATTAGCCGCACCTTCACACGCAGTGGTGCTGCATACGTTACTCCCCGCAATTGACATTCCTTGACATCAAAAGTGGGTTCTCCCAATCGATAACTTACATACTCCAACGCAGCATTTCCGGAATAACTAACAATAGGAAATACCGACTTAAATGCTGCGTGCAAACCTTCATCAACACGCTTATCTGGAGACAGTCCGGCTTGTAAAAAACTACGATAGCTGTCCAATTGAATGGCCAGCAAATAAGGCAGCTCCATGACCGGAGGCAATTTACCGAAATCCTTACGGATACGCTTTTTCTCTGTGTAGGAGTAAGCCATCAGTATTCCTCAGTTAGTTACCTGAAAGACGCCCTCACACAGGACGTCTACTTTCTAAATTCTTGCGATAATTCGCACACATTTTACCCCGTCAATGGGATAAAAATTCTTTTTCACTATAACGGAAAATGGCCGGCAGCACTTTTTGCTACCAGCCATTTAAATTACGACCGGCTTATGGTCGTATATATCAAAGAGTTACTTGAGTTCGACCGATGCACCAGCTTCTTCAAGTTTTTTCTTCATTTCTTCAGCTTCGTCTTTACCTGCGGCTTCTTTCAAAGTTGCTGGAGCGCCATCAACGGCCGCTTTAGCTTCTTTCAGACCCAGACCAGTTAACTCACGAACAACCTTGATGACGTTAACTTTTTTCTCACCTGCAGAGGTCAGAACAACATCAAATTCAGTTTTTTCTTCAGCAGCTTCAGCAGCAGCAGCAGGAGCAGCTGCAACCGCAACTGCAGCTTGTGCAGAAACGCCAAATTTTTCTTCCATTGCTTCAACTAAAGCAACAACATCCATAACAGACATTTCAGCAATAGCATTCAAAATATCGTCTTTAGACAGAGCCATGTTTTTTCTCCAAATTTAAATAATCTAAACAACTCGCAAATTCACGAAGTCTATTAAGCAGCGTCTTTCTTTTGATCTCTAACAGCTGCAACAACACGGGTGATTTTCGCAGGAACCTCATTAAAGGTACGAACCAACTTGGTAATTGGTGCCAATGTAACACTGGCCAACATACCAAGAGCCTGTTCACGCGTCGGAAGGCTGGCCAGACGTTCAATCTGATCAGCACCCAACAACTCACCACCTACCGATAAAGCTTTAACTTCAAACTTGTCATTTTGCTTGGCAAAATCTTTGAACAGCCGAGCAGCTGCTCCAGGATCTTCCATGGAAAATGCTAACAAGCTTGGACCCTTGAAAGAGTCCTGAGTACAAACATACTCAGTCGCTTCTACAGCCCTACGTGCCAGAGTGTTACGAACAACACGCAAATAAACGTTTTGTTCGCGAGCACTAGCACGCAGTCTTGTCATGTCTTCAACAGTAACGCCACGAGCGTCAGCAATTACCAGAGACAACGCTTTACCGGCCACTTCATTGACCTCTGCGACAATCGTCTTTTTGTCTTCGAGATTAAGTGCCACTTTGGTTCTCCAGGATCTCGAGTATTAACATACTCATTCAACCGAAACCCAAACTACCGGGTTTGTTTCAACGGTTGCAGAATCCCACGGCTCAATGTCCGGGGTCTACACCATCTGCGTAGGACATTAAGAGCTAGTGACAATCTTTGTTTTTAAGACCATCATTTGCTCACCTACGGTCTTTGACGGCTCCTACTCAGCAAGCCAAGCAGAAACCCCAAAGTCCTAATTCGATCAACTTTATCAGTTAACCTACTAAATATTTAAAGAGCTTTGATCAATTACCAAGCCCGGGCCCATAGTTGAAGAAATAGAAACTTTCTTCAGATAAACACCCTTAGAACTAGAAGGCTTTAACTTTTTCAAGTCGCTAACCAATGCTTCTACGTTCTCTTTCAAAGCTACCGCATCAAAGGTTATCTTGCCAACTGACGCGTGGATAATACCGTTTTTATCAGTACGGAATCTCGCCTGTCCTGACTTAGCGTTTTTAACAGCTGTAGCTACATCAGGAGTAACCGTTCCCACTTTAGGGTTTGGCATCAAACCTCTGGGACCTAACAATTGACCTAACTGACCAACCACTCTCATAGCATCAGGTGCGGCTATCACGACACCAAAGTTCAGATCGCCACCCTTAATCTGTTCTGCCAGGTCTTCCATACCTACGGCTTCTGCCCCAGCTTCTTTTGCCGCTTCTGCAGCCGCACCTTGTGCGAATACAGCTACACGAACCTCTTTTCCGGTTCCATGAGGTAGAACGGTCGAACCACGAACATTCTGATCACTTTTACGGGCATCAATACCCAGGTTTACAGATACATCAATGGCTTCAACAAACTTCACTGAAGAAACTTCTTTAAGCAGAGCGACTGCATCTTCAAACGAATATGCTTTAGTGCTATCAATTTTTTCCGCTATTGCTTTAGCTCTCTTTGACAACTTCGCCATGACTATTCAACCCCCTCAACATTAAGCCCCATACTTCTGGCGGTACCAGCAATTGTACGGACAGCAGCATCAAGATCTGCAGCGGTTAAATCCGGCTCTTTTGTTTTTGCAATTTCTTCCAACTGAACACGACTGACAGTTCCAACTTTTTCAGTGTTTGGACGTCCAGAGCCGCTTTTAATACCTGCTGCTTTCTTTAACAGCACAGAAGCCGGAGGGGTTTTTTTAACGAACGTGAAGCTGCGATCAGCATATACGGTGATAACAACAGGAATAGGAAGCCCAGGTTCCATCCCCTGTGTTTCAGCATTAAATGCTTTACAGAACTCCATAATATTGACACCATGTTGGCCCAATGCAGGACCAACTGGCGGACTTGGATTGGCTTTACCAGCTGCAACCTGCAGCTTGATATAAGCTTGAACTTTCTTTGCCATTTTTAAGCTCTCCTCGGGTATTGACGCCCTAAGGCTCCCCGTTTCTTTTCACAGACATGAAAACCCCGAAAATCCAAAGACCTCAGGGCTCAAAAAATTCAAAAAAATCTATTAGCCTTTTTCTACTTGGCTAAATTCAAGCTCTACAGGTGTAGCTCTACCAAAGATAGAAACGGATACCTGCAAGCGACTCTTTTCATAATTGACCTTTTCGACTGTTCCATTGAAATCAGCAAAAGGACCATCATTAACCCTAACAACTTCACCGGGCTCAAATATAGTCTTCTGAGTAGGCCGAGCAGCTCCCTCTTTAACGCGATCAAGAATCGCCATTGCTTCTTTCTCACTAATCGGAGCAGGCTTTTCTGGAGTACCACCAATAAATCCCATAACTCTAGGCGTACTTTTCACCAAATGCCAACTACTGTCATTCATTTCCATTTGAACCAATACATAGCCAGGGTAAAATTTTCTTTCACTTTTCCTTCTCTTTCCATCGCGCATTTCAACAACGCTTTCTGTCGGCACCAGAATCTCTCCAAAAGAATCCTGCATACCTTGAATTTCCACTTGCTCTTTTAAAGCATTGGCAACTCTCTTCTCATAACCAGAATAAGCATGCACCACATACCAGCGCTTAGACATAACAGATCATCCAATAAGTGTTTTGATCAGAAAACCTAAAAGGGTGTCAATAACCCACAACAGCAAAGCCACAACAACAACAACAGCCACAACGATCATTGTTGTTTGCATGGTTTCCTGCCTGGTAGGCCAAACTACCTTTCGGACTTCAACCCACGCTTCCTTTCTAAGCCGATTAAAATCCCTTCCCTTATTGGTCTGCAAACCTAGAAAACCCGCTACAAGAACCAACGCCAACACAGCCAATACTCGATACAGCAATGAATATTCTGAAAAATAATAATTCCCACCGATCGCAGCAATTAATAACAAAGCCACAACAAACCAAACAAATAAGTCTAATGCTGACGATCCACGGGAATCTACACGAGAGTTCATTCAAACACCTGTAACGGTACCAAAATAAGTGGCAGGCCAGGAGGGACTCGAACCCCCAACTTTCGGTTTTGGAGACCGATGCTCTACCAATTGAACTACTGGCCTAAAAGAAGCCTGTAACTGAGCCGGCGGATTCTAATTCAGCACAGCTACAGACGCAAGCTCAGAATTAAAAATTAAACTGAGCTAGAGCTAACAAAAACTACTGCGTTACTCGATTACTTTAGCAACAACACCGGCACCCACTGTACGGCCGCCTTCACGAATCGCGAAACGTAGACCATCATCCATTGCAATCGGAGCAATCAACGTTACAACCATCTTAATGTTGTCACCAGGCATAACCATTTCTACGCCTTCTGGCAACTCTACCGCACCCGTTACGTCCGTTGTACGGAAGTAGAACTGAGGACGATAACCTTTGAAGAACGGAGTATGACGACCACCTTCTTCTTTCGACAGAACATATACTTCTGATTCGAATTTAGTGTGCGGAGTAATCGTACCTGGCTTCGCCAATACCTGACCACGCTCTACGTCGTCACGCTTGGTACCACGCAACAAGACACCCACGTTCTCACCTGCACGACCTTCGTCCAGCAGCTTACGGAACATCTCAA from Gynuella sunshinyii YC6258 carries:
- the rpoB gene encoding DNA-directed RNA polymerase subunit beta, translated to MAYSYTEKKRIRKDFGKLPPVMELPYLLAIQLDSYRSFLQAGLSPDKRVDEGLHAAFKSVFPIVSYSGNAALEYVSYRLGEPTFDVKECQLRGVTYAAPLRVKVRLIIYDKESPSKAIKDIKEQEVYMGEIPLMTDNGTFVINGTERVIVSQLHRSPGVFFDHDKGKTHSSGKLLFSARVIPYRGSWLDFEFDPKDNVFVRIDRRRKLPATILLRALGFTSQEVLEMFFTTTEYRVETEGFKFDLISDRLKGETAQFEIKDGSGNVIIEEGRRITARHIKLMEKAGISELEVPDAYMLGRTIARDIVDPKTGEILAPCNTEVTPDLITSVRASGLKQIQVLYTNDLDCGPFVSETLRIDPTNTQLEALVEIYRMMRPGEPPTKESAENLFQNLFFSEERYDLSAVGRMKFNRRLGRNEEKGSGVLDSHDIIDVLKTLIDIRNGNGRVDDIDHLGNRRIRSVGEMAENQFRVGLVRVERAVRERLSMAESEGLMPQDLINAKPVAAAVKEFFGSSQLSQFMDQNNPLSEVTHKRRVSALGPGGLTRDRAGFEVRDVHPTHYGRVCPIETPEGPNIGLINSLSTYARTNSYGFLETPYRKVVEGKATNEIAYLSAIDEAAHTIAQANVPLDAEGNIQGELVQVRHQGEFTLAPIEKVDFMDVSPRQVVSVAASLIPFLEHDDANRALMGSNMQRQAVPTLKAEKPLVGTGIELAVARDSGVCVVAQRGGVVESVDASRIVVRVDNEEVVAGEAGVDIYNLTKYTRSNQNTCINQKTLVSTGDKISRGDIMADGPSTDMGELALGQNMRIAFMPWNGYNFEDSILLSERVVQDDRFTTVHIQEMTCIARDTKLGPEEITADIPNVGESALAKLDESGVVYIGADVGPGDILVGKVTPKSETQLTPEEKLLRAIFGEKASDVKDTSLRVKGGTRGTVIDVQIFTRDGVEKDQRAKDIERMQLEAFRKDLNTEFKIIEQATFERLASALVGQAAAGGPNLTKGDVITAEYLQTLPHEQWFKLRMQEESLVDLLEKAEEGLEETRKDHEKRFDDKKKKLQSGDDLAPGVLKIVKVYVAVKRKIQPGDKMAGRHGNKGVVSVIMPVEDMPYDENGEPVDVVLNPLGVPSRMNVGQVLETHMGLAAKGIGRKINEMVEQQRAVADLREFLNKIYNQTGQGYRHESIDEMTDAEIIDLANNLKGGLPVATPVFDGAKEAEIKELLRLAGYSDSGQMQLWDGRTGEAFDRQTTVGYMYMLKLNHLVDDKMHARSTGSYSLVTQQPLGGKAQFGGQRFGEMEVWALEAYGAAYTLQEMLTVKSDDVNGRTKMYKNIVDGNHKMEPGMPEAFNVLVKEVRSLGIDMELENDE
- the rplK gene encoding 50S ribosomal protein L11, whose translation is MAKKVQAYIKLQVAAGKANPSPPVGPALGQHGVNIMEFCKAFNAETQGMEPGLPIPVVITVYADRSFTFVKKTPPASVLLKKAAGIKSGSGRPNTEKVGTVSRVQLEEIAKTKEPDLTAADLDAAVRTIAGTARSMGLNVEGVE
- the rplA gene encoding 50S ribosomal protein L1, which produces MAKLSKRAKAIAEKIDSTKAYSFEDAVALLKEVSSVKFVEAIDVSVNLGIDARKSDQNVRGSTVLPHGTGKEVRVAVFAQGAAAEAAKEAGAEAVGMEDLAEQIKGGDLNFGVVIAAPDAMRVVGQLGQLLGPRGLMPNPKVGTVTPDVATAVKNAKSGQARFRTDKNGIIHASVGKITFDAVALKENVEALVSDLKKLKPSSSKGVYLKKVSISSTMGPGLVIDQSSLNI
- the rplJ gene encoding 50S ribosomal protein L10 translates to MALNLEDKKTIVAEVNEVAGKALSLVIADARGVTVEDMTRLRASAREQNVYLRVVRNTLARRAVEATEYVCTQDSFKGPSLLAFSMEDPGAAARLFKDFAKQNDKFEVKALSVGGELLGADQIERLASLPTREQALGMLASVTLAPITKLVRTFNEVPAKITRVVAAVRDQKKDAA
- the nusG gene encoding transcription termination/antitermination protein NusG; this encodes MSKRWYVVHAYSGYEKRVANALKEQVEIQGMQDSFGEILVPTESVVEMRDGKRRKSERKFYPGYVLVQMEMNDSSWHLVKSTPRVMGFIGGTPEKPAPISEKEAMAILDRVKEGAARPTQKTIFEPGEVVRVNDGPFADFNGTVEKVNYEKSRLQVSVSIFGRATPVELEFSQVEKG
- the rplL gene encoding 50S ribosomal protein L7/L12 — encoded protein: MALSKDDILNAIAEMSVMDVVALVEAMEEKFGVSAQAAVAVAAAPAAAAEAAEEKTEFDVVLTSAGEKKVNVIKVVRELTGLGLKEAKAAVDGAPATLKEAAGKDEAEEMKKKLEEAGASVELK
- the secE gene encoding preprotein translocase subunit SecE is translated as MNSRVDSRGSSALDLFVWFVVALLLIAAIGGNYYFSEYSLLYRVLAVLALVLVAGFLGLQTNKGRDFNRLRKEAWVEVRKVVWPTRQETMQTTMIVVAVVVVVALLLWVIDTLLGFLIKTLIG